From a single Nicotiana tomentosiformis chromosome 2, ASM39032v3, whole genome shotgun sequence genomic region:
- the LOC138906170 gene encoding uncharacterized protein translates to MNNQIDGPWSILGDFNVIMEANEKKGGRLHRLGKSLKFQMWFTVERISHGLMVEKQKRKRILQRLDRVFYNDAWSSTFHISIVCDLPRIGSDHNVLLLNCSESVTPPIKYFKFLNFWVDHPNFVDVLKGCWDEYVQGNVMYSLHQKLKRIAHYLSRWSKEYIGNVFNKIDELVQKVDQMEFRYAQDDSESNRTRLHCLYAEQIRWMNMENAIL, encoded by the coding sequence ATGAACAACCAGATTGATGGCCCTTGGTCCATTTTGGGTGATTTTAATGTTATTATGGAAGCCAATGAAAAGAAAGGAGGACGACTTCATAGACTTGGTAAAAGTCTAAAATTTCAGATGTGGTTTACAGTGGAAAGGATTTCACATGGACTAATGGtagaaaaacaaaaaaggaaaaggatTCTTCAAAGGCTCGACAGAGTTTTTTACAATGATGCATGGTCTTCTACTTTTCATATCTCAATTGTGTGTGATCTCCCTAGAATTGGTTCTGATCATAATGTACTACTCCTAAATTGCTCAGAATCAGTCACTCCAcctattaaatattttaaatttttaaatttttgggtGGACCATCCGAATTTTGTGGATGTTCTAAAGGGATGCTGGGATGAATATGTACAAGGGAATGTTATGTACTCTCTACATCAAAAACTTAAAAGGATAGCTCACTATCTTAGTAGATGGTCTAAAGAATATATTGGTAATGTCTTTAATAAGATAGATGAGCTGGTGCAGAAGGTTGATCAGATGGAATTCAGATATGCTCAAGATGACAGTGAATCTAATAGGACTAGGCTTCATTGTTTATATGCTGAGCAGATCAGATGGATGAATATGGAGAATGCCATCCTTTGA